A part of Aegilops tauschii subsp. strangulata cultivar AL8/78 chromosome 2, Aet v6.0, whole genome shotgun sequence genomic DNA contains:
- the LOC109748704 gene encoding alpha-copaene synthase, protein MAASLKPTPAILLSRPCSISTGGNYSSRLPLQPSPRPRFPHVQASPATEATPTSRVEHETRDTYNHVASAGVAAAPKTLSRYEPSLWGDYFLDYEPKPLQRSEKWMIARAHKLKEDINMLFESCKCTVERITLLDSVQRLGIDHHFKKQVDIALSQITEDEFSSSSLHHVALRFGLLREHGLWVSADVFNKFKNEDGSFRKDITNDPKGLLCLYNAAHLLVHGEPSLEEAISFTKHHLELMRDTLKSPLDEQVKRALRVPLPRTLKRVETLHYISEYMHEERHNPTLLELAKLEFNLLQHVHLKELKYLTKWWRDLYTCVGLNYARDRLVEGYLWCYAIYHEKEFAFSRIFLTKQLMLISLMDDTYDARATIEECRQLNATIQRWDERATSLLPDYLKRFYTELLRIFKDATSEVAICDTYHVAYARKAFQDLSAYYLQEAEWLHQNHKPSFKDHLSLSAMSIGSPTICVGLMVGMGDPVTREAFEWAAGYPKVAIACGKIARLMDDIAAFKGGKAKGDMASSIECYMVEHSVTSEVAISKILSLLEDEWRTLNQAHFEHHSHLLVVQRIINFANSMLVFYAGKDAYTFSINLKETVESLFVKPIPM, encoded by the exons ATGGCAGCGAGTTTGAAGCCAACGCCGGCAATCCTACTCAGCAGGCCCTGCTCTATCTCAACCGGTGGCAACTACTCCTCTCGTCTCCCTCTCCAACCGTCTCCCAGGCCCCGCTTTCCCCATGTCCAAGCATCACCTGCCACGGAAGCTACGCCGACCTCTAGAGTTGAACACGAAACAAGAGATACATACAACCATGTGGCCTCTGCTGGCGTTGCCGCTGCTCCCAAGACGCTGTCCAGGTACGAGCCCTCTCTGTGGGGTGACTACTTCCTCGACTACGAGCCAAAACCACTGCAG AGGTCAGAAAAATGGATGATTGCAAGAGCTCATAAATTAAAGGAGGACATCAACATGTTGTTTGAGAGTTGCAAGTGCACGGTGGAAAGAATAACCTTATTGGACAGTGTCCAACGTCTCGGAATAGACCATCACTTTAAGAAACAGGTTGATATCGCGTTAAGTCAAATTACCGAGGATGAATTCAGTAGCTCTAGCCTCCATCACGTTGCCCTCCGGTTTGGCTTGCTTCGAGAACATGGTCTTTGGGTGTCTGCAG ATGTTTTCAACAAATTTAAGAATGAAGATGGGAGCTTTAGGAAAGATATTACCAATGACCCAAAGGGACTTTTATGTCTATACAACGCAGCCCATCTTCTTGTTCATGGTGAGCCATCATTGGAAGAAGCTATCTCATTTACAAAGCATCATCTTGAATTGATGAGGGACACTCTCAAGTCTCCTTTAGACGAGCAAGTTAAACGTGCCCTTCGCGTACCATTGCCAAGGACATTGAAAAGGGTGGAAACACTCCATTATATCTCTGAGTACATGCACGAGGAACGACATAACCCAACTCTATTGGAGCTTGCGAAGCTGGAATTTAACCTTCTACAACATGTACACTTGAAGGAACTCAAATATCTCACTAA GTGGTGGCGCGATCTGTACACGTGTGTCGGGCTAAACTATGCTCGGGACCGCCTGGTGGAGGGTTACCTTTGGTGCTATGCGATATACCATGAGAAAGAATTTGCGTTCTCAAGAATATTTCTTACCAAGCAATTGATGCTTATTTCCTTGATGGATGACACATATGATGCCCGTGCCACCATTGAGGAATGTCGACAACTAAATGCGACCATACAAAG ATGGGATGAGAGGGCCACTTCTCTTCTACCCGACTACCTTAAAAGGTTCTATACTGAACTATTGAGGATATTTAAAGATGCTACGAGTGAAGTGGCAATTTGTGACACTTACCATGTTGCCTATGCCCGAAAAGCG TTTCAAGATCTGTCTGCTTATTATCTCCAAGAAGCTGAATGGTTACACCAGAATCACAAGCCAAGCTTTAAAGATCACCTGAGTTTATCAGCCATGTCCATAGGATCACCAACGATATGTGTAGGTTTGATGGTTGGCATGGGAGATCCAGTCACAAGGGAAGCATTTGAGTGGGCAGCTGGTTACCCAAAAGTCGCCATAGCGTGCGGGAAGATAGCACGTCTAATGGATGACATTGCCGCATTCAAA GGCGGGAAGGCCAAGGGGGATATGGCAAGCTCTATAGAGTGTTACATGGTTGAGCACAGTGTCACAAGTGAGGTTGCCATTTCCAAGATCCTATCACTGCTAGAAGACGAATGGAGAACTCTAAATCAAGCTCACTTCGAACATCACTCACACCTCCTAGTGGTGCAGCGGATTATTAACTTTGCTAATAGCATGCTAGTGTTCTATGCTGGGAAAGATGCATATACCTTCAGCATAAATCTTAAGGAGACTGTTGAGAGCCTTTTTGTGAAACCCATTCCCATGTAG